CGCAGCCCTGCGTGGGTGTTTCCGTGTCCACGCGCCGACGCGGCGCTGAGTCGATTGGGGCGACAGTGATGGAAGGACGGCACATCGGGGCCGTGCTGTGGAGGCAGCGCACGATCGCGCTGCTGGTGACCGTGCTCACCGGGATCGCCGTGGCGGTCGGGGTGATGATGGCGCCGAAGACCTACACCGCGACCGCCGAGATCTCGGCGCTCTCCTCGGTGCAGGGCAGCAACGACGACCAGGACTCGCTGCGCAGCACCCTCGGGGAGCTCGCCAACTCCCGCGAGGTCGTCGCCGACGTCGAGCAGGAGCTCGGCGGGGCACGGTCCGAGGACGAGCTGCGCCGCTCGATCGCTGGTCGCTGGGTCGAGGGCACCGTGCTGGTGGAGATCAGCGTCGACGACCGCGACCCTGAGATGGCAGCGCAGATCGCGAACCTCACCTACGCCGCGCTCACCCGCAACGACCCCAGTCGTGGGGGCCTGCGCTACACCCTGAGCAACCCCGCCAACCCCCCGGTGACGTACAGCAGCCCCAACCTCCTCCTCGCGATCCTCGTCGGCACGATGGTCTCGTTGCTGCTCGGCGCCGCTGCCGCGCTCGCCCGGGACCGACGGACCTTCCGGATCTCCAGCGCGGCCGACCTCGAGTCGGTGGTGACCGCCCCCGTCCTGGGGCACGTCCACCCGCCGCGTGAGCCCAGCCTGCTGGCGATGTACGCCGGCACGCCGGACGCCGACGTGTTCCGCCGCCTGCGCGTGTCCATCGAGGCCGAGGCCAGCGACGAGCCGGCGAGCCTGGTGGTCGTCACCGGTGTCGGCGACGGCGACCTCAACGCGTGGCTGGCGGCGAACCTGGCCATCTCGACCGCCCAGGTGGGCCGGCGCACGCTGCTCGTCGACGCCCGGATGGGCGTCGGTGCCGCGCGGCAGACCGGCACGGAGCCGGGCACGCCGGGCCTCTACGAGGTGCTGCGCGGGACGCCGCTGGTGCGTGCGCTGAGCCCCGGGCCCGTGCACGGCCTCGAGGTGCTGCCCTCGGGGTCGTGGGGTGCGGAGTCGCACGCCGAGCTGCTCGAGACGAGCTTCGCCGGCATGGCCGAGGAGGCCGAGGAGCACTTCGACGTCGTCGTCGTGATCGCCAGCCCCACCACGGTCAACGACGACGCCGTGACCATGGGGGCGCGCGGTGCGGTGGTCCTGGCCGTGCCCGAGGGGGCCCTCACGCCCGAGCAGCTGCGTCGTACCACCTACCGCATCGGTGCGGTGGGCGCCCGGCTCCTCGGCACCGTCCTCGTGGGTCGCGGCAAGGACTGGGGCCGTCCCCGGGGCCGGTCCCGCTCCCACGACGCCGACCCCGACTGGGCCGGTCTGGAGTCCGGAGGCACGAGCTGAGTCCCTCGCCCCGGCGCCCGCACGGGCGACCACGAGTCCTCCACGCCTCCGTCCCGACCTCCGAGGGCACCGCGGTGGCGCTGATGGGCTACGTCCGCGAGCAGGTGGCGCGGGGGTGGGGCGTCAGCGTCGTCTGCCCCTCCGACGGCTGGCTGGGCTTCGAGGCCCGCGCCGCCGGGGCCCACGTGCAGTGGTTCGACGCGACCCGGGAGCCGGGTCGCAGCACGCTCTCGGAGACCGCACGCTTCGCGCGCGTCGTCGAGGACCTCGACCCGGACCTGGTGCACCTGCACAGCTCCAAGGCCGGGCTGGTGGGTCGCCTCGCGGTCCGCGGTCGGCGGCCCACGATCTTCCAGCCCCACGGTTGGTCGTTCCTGGCCGGGTCGGGTGTCACCGCGCGCGCCGCGCTGCAGTGGGAACGCCTGGCCTCCCGCTGGACCGGTCAGCTGGTCTGCGTGGGCGAGGGGGAGGCCGACGTGGGGCGCCGGCACGGCATCACCGCCCCGGTGGCGGTGGTCCCCAACGGCGTGGACCTCGGGCGGTTCACGGTCTCCGGTCCGGTCGACCGGGTGCTGACCCGTGTCGAGCTCGGCATCGACGAGGCGCCCACCGCGGTCTGCGTGGGTCGGCTGAGCCCGCAGAAGGGGCAGCGCCAGCTGCTCCAGGCCTGGGCCAAGGTCACCGCCCGGGTGCCCGGGGCCCAGCTCGTCCTGGTCGGCGACGGTCCCGACGAGGCCGACCTGCGCGCCGAGGCCGCCACGCTCGAGGGCGTGCGCTTCGTCGGGGTGCGCACCGACGTGCCGCGGTGGCTGGCCGCCGCCAACGTCGTGGTGCTGCCCTCGGCGTACGAAGGCGCCGCGTTGGCCCCCATGGAGGCGATGGCGGCCGGGCGCAGCGTCGTGGCGACCCGGGTCGAGGGCATCCAGGAGTCGCTGCCCTTCGAGTGCGGCGAGCTCGTCGCGCCCGGTGACGTCGACGCGCTCGCCCGCGCGGTGGCGCTGCGGTTGTCGCGGCCGGCGCTCGCCGACCTCGAGGGACGGCGTGGCCACGTCCACGTGCAGAAGCACCGGGACGCGGCCACCGCCGCCCGGACGGTCAGTCAGCTGTCGCTGAGCCTGCTGGCCGCGCAGCGCCGGTGAGCATGCTGATCACCTCGGGCCGCCGGCGGGCCGGGTCGTGCCGGAACGTGCCCAGCGTGCGCACCAGGATCTTCGCGTCCGTCCACAGCGACCAGTTCTCGATGTAGTAGTTGTCGGCGCGGACGCGGTCCTCGATCGAGGTGTCGCCCCGCAGCTTGTTGACCTGGGCCCACCCGGTGAGCCCGGTGTCGACGCGGTGCCGGTGGCGGTACCCCTCGAGGGTCTCGGAGAACTGCTGGACGAAGTGCGGCCGCTCGGGGCGCGGCCCGACCAGCGACATGTCGCCACGCAGGATGTTCCACAGCTGCGGCAGCTCGTCGATGCCGGTACGACGCAGGAACCGCCCGACCCGACCCAGTCGCGGGTCGTGGTCGGCGTTCCACGTGACGGCTGCCTCGGCGGTCGTCGCCGGGATCGTGCGCAGCTTGAGCAGCTCGAAGGTCCGTCCCGCGCGGCCCACCCGCTCCTGGCGGAACAGCACGCCCGAGCCGGTCTCGAGCCGCAGCAGCCCGGCCGCCACGGCGAGCACGGGGGAGAGCGCGACCAGGGCCGCCAGGGACAGCACGACGTCGAAGGCCCGCTTGACCAGCACCTGCCCGGGCTGCGGGCGGAAGCGGTGCAGCCGCACCAGTGTCGTGTCGCGGACGACCTCCAGGCTGCGGGCCCGGTCGAGGCCGAGCAGCTGGAAGTAGCGCGGGACCACGAAGACCTGACGCTGGTTGAGCTGGCACCAGCGCACCAGCGAGAGCGTCTGCTGGTCGTCGGCGGAGCCGAAGGCGAAGATCACGTCGTCGACCGACAGGTCGCGCAGCACCGCCGGGAGACGACGGGTGGGACCCAGCAGCGGAGCGCTGAGGGTGCGCGGGTCCACGTCGTCGTCGACGAAGCCGAGCGGCCGCAGGCCGAGGGAGGGGTCGGCGCGCAGTGCTGCCACCAGCTCGCGGCCCACGCGGTCGGCGCCCACCACCACGACCCGGTGCGCCAGCACGCCGTGCCGGCGCAGGCGCCGGACGGCGGCGTAGGCGAGCGAGCGGGAGACCATCAGGGCGCCGAGCACGGCCAGCAACGTGAGTCCCGCCCCGCGTACGGACTCACCGACCGTGCGCGTGCCGCTGACGTCGAAGGCCATCAGCAGCACACTGGCCGTGAGAGCGACGAACGACAGGGCCGGCAGGTCCTCGAGCACCGAGAGCACCAGCCGAGAGCGGTGCAGGTGCAGCGCCCCGGCCACCACCAGGGCACCGAGGACGGCGCCTGCCACCGCGGTCGCCCCTGGAGCGCCTCCGAGGAGGACCGCCGCGAGCATGGCCGCGAGGTCCGAGACCACGAGCGCTGGTGTGATGGAGATGCCGCGCCTGCGCGCGCGTGGACCGGTCATGCGTGCCCCCATGGTGCTGAGTGCCCCCTCTTTCGTCGACGTCGGAGGATCGCCCCGACCCGCACAGGCTTCCCCGACGCCGCTGGGCTCAACCGTGCTGGGAGGGTGATCTGCTCGTAGGCTCCGCGGGTGACCAGCGCCCTGTCCCCCGAGACCGCGCGGAGGCTGGACGCGGTGTCCCGGGCGCTGCGCAAGCAGTGGGGCCTGCGGACCGAGTCCGACGAGGTGTGGGGGCACCACTCCCACGTGGTGCCGGTGCGCACCGACGAGGGGATCCCCGCAGTGCTGAAGGTCGCGGCGGAGGACCAGGAGACCGAGCACGAGGCCCTGGCGCTGCAGCACTGGGGCGGTCGGGGAGCGGTGCGCCTGCTCCGGGCGGACCCCCGGCGCCGGGCCGTCCTGCTGGAGCGCCTCGAGCGCCGCGACCTCTCCGAGGAGTGGGACGTCCGTGCCTGTGAGGAGGTCGCCGGGCTCTACCGGCTGCTGCACGTCCCCGCCCCGCCGCAGCTGCTGCCCCTCACGGCGTACGTCGGGCGCTTCGTCGACCCGTTGGCGGGCCTGCCGCGCGACGCACCCCTGCCGCGCCGGATGGTGGAGCAGTGCCTGGCCCACCTGCGCGACTTGGTCGCCGACGACGCGAGCACCGGCACCATGGTCCACGGCGACCTGCACTACGAGAACGTCCTCGCCGACCGGACCGGGGAGTGGGTGGCCATCGACCCGCACGCCATGAGCGGTGACCCGCACTGGGAGCCGGCGCCGCTGCTCTGGAACCGCCTCGACGAGGCCCGGGGCGACCTGCGTCGCACCGTGCGAGTCCGGTTCGAGACCGTCGTCGACGCCGCCGGGCTGGACGAGGACCGGGCGCGCGCGTGGGCGGTGGTGCGGCTGGTGCTCAACGCCTTCCGGGCGGTCCGCTCGGACGGGTCGGACCCGGCGTACGTCACGCGGATGCTCACGGTGCTCAAGGCGGTGCAGTCGTGACGACCACCGACGGCACTCGCAGCCTGCTCGCCGGTGGCTACCGCGGCGCGACGATCGGGTCCTTCGCCCTGGTCTTCCTCGCGGCGTTCGAGGCGTTGGCCGTCGCCACCGTCATGCCCACCGTGAGCGCCGAGCTCGACGGCCGGGCCTGGTTCGCCGCCGCGTTCTCCGCCGCGCTCGCCGCCAGCCTGGTGGGCATGGTCGTCGTCGGCCTGTGGGCCGACCGCCGCGGCGCCGTCCGTCCGCTGCTGGCCGCCGTGGCGCTGTTCGGCCTGGGCCTGCTCGCCGCGGGACTGGCCCCGACGATGCCGGTCCTGGTGGCCGGACGGGTGCTGCAGGGACTCGGCGGGGGAGGGCTGACGGTCGCGCTCTACGTCCTGGTCGCGCAGGTGTACGACGACGTCGACCGTCCCCGGATCCTCGGGGCGTTCGCGGCCGCCTGGGTGCTCCCCGGCCTGGTCGGGCCCTTCGCCTCCGGCCTCGTCGCCGACACGGTCGGCTGGCGCTGGGTCTTCCTCGGCGTCCTGGTGCTGACGGGTCTCGCCCTCGCACTGCTCGTGCCCTCGCTGGCCCAGGTCGAGCCGCCGGCGCCCGCACCGGCGGCCCGGGGAGGGCTGCGACGGGTGGGCCTGGCCGCGGCGGTCGCCGCGGGGCTGCTGGCCCTCAACGCCCTCGCCGGCCTGCCGCGCGGGACCGCCTGGCCACTCAGCGTGCTCGCGCTGGGGCTCGCGCTGTGGTCGCTGCGTCCGCTGCTGCCCCGGGGCACCCTCCGCGCCGCGCCCGGGCTCCCGGCGGTGGTCGCGCTGCGGGGGGCGGTGGGCGCGACCTTCTTCGCCACCGAGGCCTACCTGCCCTACCTCCTCCAGGAGCAGTACGACGCCGGGCTGGCCACCAGCGGCCTGGTCCTCACCGCGGCGACCCTGGGGTGGGCCGGCGCCTCCCAGGTGCAGGCGCGCCTCGGTGCGCGGCTCAGCGACGAGGCCGCCCTCCGCGCGGGAGCGCTGGGGCTGGCCGCCGGGGTGCTGGTGATCCTGGTGGTGGCTGTGCTGGACCTGCCCGGCGCGCTCGTGGTGCTCGGCTGGCTCGCGGCGGCTGCGGGCATGGGGCTGATGTACCCCCGCATCACGCGTGCCGTCCTGGCCCGCAGCGACGCGCGGGAGCGGGGCTCGGCCTCGGCGGCCGTCACCCTGGCCGACGCCGTCGGGGCGGCTTCCGCCGTGGCGCTGGCCGGGCTGGTCTTCACCAGCGTGGGGACGGCCGCGGACCGGGAGGCGTTCGTGGCGGTCCTGCTGCTCACCTCGCTGGCCGGCGTCGGGGCCGTGGCGGTCTCCCGCCGGGTCTAGCGGCACTCGGCACCTGCCCAGGGTCCCCGCGGTCCGGGACCTTCGCCCCATCCCTCCGGGGGGTCCCCGGCGGAGGGTGGAGGTGGGCCGCGGAGCGACCGCGGACACCCGGAGCAGTCAGAGGGAGCGGGTCATGCGCAAGAAGGTCCTGGTACTGGGCGGCAACTTCGGCGGTCTCACGGCCGCCCTGGCCGTCAAGCACGAGCTGGAGGGGGACGTCGACGTCACGGTGGTCTCCAAGGACGACCAGTTCCTGTTCAACCCCAGCCTGATCTGGCTGCCGTTCGGCAAGCGCGACCGTGGCGACCTCACCTTCCCGATCGCCCCCACGTTCGAGAGCCACGGGGTGGACTTCGAGCACGTGGCCGCGACGGGGATCGACGCCGACGGCAAGCAGGTGACGCTGGCGGACGGCCGCACGCTCGACTACGACTACCTCGTCATCGCCACCGGCTACCGCAACAACGACGACGTGGTCCCCGGCTACCGCGAGAACGCGGTCACCATCACCACGCTCTCCGACGCCGAGCACGCGGGCACCGCCTGGCAGCGCTACCTGGAGGACCCCGGTGACATCGTCATCGCCGCCACCCAGGGGGCCGGGTGCTTCGGCGCGGCCTACGAGTTCCTGTTCAACACCTCCTACCAGCTGCGCAAGGCGGGGCTGCACAAGGACGTGAGGCTCAGCTACGTCACCAGCGAGCCGTTCCTGGGCCACTTCGGCATCGGCGGGCTCCCGCACGGCGAGCAGCTGCTGAAGATGTTCTTGAAGAAGGAGGGCATCACCGCCCACCTCGACGCCGGTATCGACCACGTCGCCGAGGACGCGATCGTGCTGGCCGACGGCACCGAGCTGCCCTCGGCGTACTCCATGGTCGTGCCGCCGTTCCTGGGCCAGGAGTTCCTGCTGGCCAGCGGCCTGACCGACGACAAGGGCTACGTCCGGGTCCGCGACACCTACCAGACCGAGAAGTACGACGACGTGTACGCCGTGGGCATCGCCGCCGCCGTGGACGTGCCGTGGCAGACGCCCACCCCGGTGGGCATCCCCAAGACCGGGTTCCCGACCGAGCAGATGGCGCACACGGCCGCCAAGAACATCGCCGCCCAGGTGCGGGGCGAGGTGCCCGAGCACGAGCAGGCCTTCGGCGACATCAAGGCGATCTGCGTGATGGACGCCGGCAACAACGGCGTGGTCATCCTGGCGGACAAGATGCTGCCCCCGCGCAAGCACGGGGTCCTGATCCCGGGGCCGCAGGCGCACCTGATGAAGCTGGGCTTCGAGAAGTACTTCATGTGGAAGATGCGGCACGGCTACGTCCAGCTGCCGTGACCCCTGGGAGAGGATGTGCGCGTGGCGCACATCCTCTCCGTCAACGTCGGCCGGCCCCGCGAGGCGGCCTGGGCCGGCATCGGTCGCACCTCCATCGACAAGACCACGGTCAGCGGGGCCGTCCGGGTGGGACGGCTGGGCCTGGACGGGGACGAGGTCTCCGACACCAGGCACCACGGCGGTCCCGACCAGGCGGTCTACGTCTTCGCCCGCGAGGACCTCGACCACTGGGAGGGCGAGCTCGGCCAGCCGATCCCGGACGGCCAGTTCGGGGAGAACCTCACGACGTCGGGCATCGACGTCAACGAGGCCGAGATCGGCGAGCGCTGGCAGGTCGGGGAGGTGCTCCTCGAGGTCCGCTCGGTGCGCACCCCGTGCAACGACTTCAAGGTCTGGATGGGCCGCACCGGCTACGACAGCACCGCCTGGGTACGACGCTTCGCGCAGCTCGCCCGGCCCGGCCCGTACCTCCGGGTGCTCGGCGAGGGGTCGGTGCGAGCCGGTGACGAGCTCACCGTGGTGCACCGCCCGGGGCACGGTGTCACGGTGAGCACGATGTTCCGGGCGCTGCACACCGACCACGCGCTGCTGCCGCGGCTGCTGGAGGTGCCGGACCTGGTGCCGCGGGCGCGGGAGAAGGCCGAGTCCTACCTGGCCGGTCGGTGATCCGGCGTCGGCCGGTGCATCTTGCTGCGTGGGTTGCTACGCGCGAGTAGGCAAAGTGACATAGGTTACGAGCCACACCCGACGCCGGAGGGGGCGCCGGGAGTCCCGCCGCACTCTC
This genomic window from Nocardioides marinus contains:
- a CDS encoding glycosyltransferase, whose protein sequence is MALMGYVREQVARGWGVSVVCPSDGWLGFEARAAGAHVQWFDATREPGRSTLSETARFARVVEDLDPDLVHLHSSKAGLVGRLAVRGRRPTIFQPHGWSFLAGSGVTARAALQWERLASRWTGQLVCVGEGEADVGRRHGITAPVAVVPNGVDLGRFTVSGPVDRVLTRVELGIDEAPTAVCVGRLSPQKGQRQLLQAWAKVTARVPGAQLVLVGDGPDEADLRAEAATLEGVRFVGVRTDVPRWLAAANVVVLPSAYEGAALAPMEAMAAGRSVVATRVEGIQESLPFECGELVAPGDVDALARAVALRLSRPALADLEGRRGHVHVQKHRDAATAARTVSQLSLSLLAAQRR
- a CDS encoding sugar transferase yields the protein MTGPRARRRGISITPALVVSDLAAMLAAVLLGGAPGATAVAGAVLGALVVAGALHLHRSRLVLSVLEDLPALSFVALTASVLLMAFDVSGTRTVGESVRGAGLTLLAVLGALMVSRSLAYAAVRRLRRHGVLAHRVVVVGADRVGRELVAALRADPSLGLRPLGFVDDDVDPRTLSAPLLGPTRRLPAVLRDLSVDDVIFAFGSADDQQTLSLVRWCQLNQRQVFVVPRYFQLLGLDRARSLEVVRDTTLVRLHRFRPQPGQVLVKRAFDVVLSLAALVALSPVLAVAAGLLRLETGSGVLFRQERVGRAGRTFELLKLRTIPATTAEAAVTWNADHDPRLGRVGRFLRRTGIDELPQLWNILRGDMSLVGPRPERPHFVQQFSETLEGYRHRHRVDTGLTGWAQVNKLRGDTSIEDRVRADNYYIENWSLWTDAKILVRTLGTFRHDPARRRPEVISMLTGAARPAGSATAD
- a CDS encoding aminoglycoside phosphotransferase family protein, coding for MTSALSPETARRLDAVSRALRKQWGLRTESDEVWGHHSHVVPVRTDEGIPAVLKVAAEDQETEHEALALQHWGGRGAVRLLRADPRRRAVLLERLERRDLSEEWDVRACEEVAGLYRLLHVPAPPQLLPLTAYVGRFVDPLAGLPRDAPLPRRMVEQCLAHLRDLVADDASTGTMVHGDLHYENVLADRTGEWVAIDPHAMSGDPHWEPAPLLWNRLDEARGDLRRTVRVRFETVVDAAGLDEDRARAWAVVRLVLNAFRAVRSDGSDPAYVTRMLTVLKAVQS
- a CDS encoding MFS transporter, translating into MTTTDGTRSLLAGGYRGATIGSFALVFLAAFEALAVATVMPTVSAELDGRAWFAAAFSAALAASLVGMVVVGLWADRRGAVRPLLAAVALFGLGLLAAGLAPTMPVLVAGRVLQGLGGGGLTVALYVLVAQVYDDVDRPRILGAFAAAWVLPGLVGPFASGLVADTVGWRWVFLGVLVLTGLALALLVPSLAQVEPPAPAPAARGGLRRVGLAAAVAAGLLALNALAGLPRGTAWPLSVLALGLALWSLRPLLPRGTLRAAPGLPAVVALRGAVGATFFATEAYLPYLLQEQYDAGLATSGLVLTAATLGWAGASQVQARLGARLSDEAALRAGALGLAAGVLVILVVAVLDLPGALVVLGWLAAAAGMGLMYPRITRAVLARSDARERGSASAAVTLADAVGAASAVALAGLVFTSVGTAADREAFVAVLLLTSLAGVGAVAVSRRV
- a CDS encoding NAD(P)/FAD-dependent oxidoreductase, which encodes MRKKVLVLGGNFGGLTAALAVKHELEGDVDVTVVSKDDQFLFNPSLIWLPFGKRDRGDLTFPIAPTFESHGVDFEHVAATGIDADGKQVTLADGRTLDYDYLVIATGYRNNDDVVPGYRENAVTITTLSDAEHAGTAWQRYLEDPGDIVIAATQGAGCFGAAYEFLFNTSYQLRKAGLHKDVRLSYVTSEPFLGHFGIGGLPHGEQLLKMFLKKEGITAHLDAGIDHVAEDAIVLADGTELPSAYSMVVPPFLGQEFLLASGLTDDKGYVRVRDTYQTEKYDDVYAVGIAAAVDVPWQTPTPVGIPKTGFPTEQMAHTAAKNIAAQVRGEVPEHEQAFGDIKAICVMDAGNNGVVILADKMLPPRKHGVLIPGPQAHLMKLGFEKYFMWKMRHGYVQLP
- a CDS encoding MOSC domain-containing protein, whose product is MAHILSVNVGRPREAAWAGIGRTSIDKTTVSGAVRVGRLGLDGDEVSDTRHHGGPDQAVYVFAREDLDHWEGELGQPIPDGQFGENLTTSGIDVNEAEIGERWQVGEVLLEVRSVRTPCNDFKVWMGRTGYDSTAWVRRFAQLARPGPYLRVLGEGSVRAGDELTVVHRPGHGVTVSTMFRALHTDHALLPRLLEVPDLVPRAREKAESYLAGR